Proteins from a genomic interval of Fluviispira vulneris:
- a CDS encoding peptide ABC transporter substrate-binding protein, which yields MKYIIKTFSLALILTHSAYAAVPKDPMAAKVQEINIANNQEPTTFDPHNCHEVACSSILEQIFEGLVNVDQKGVIVPAQAEKWTMSPDGKKYTFTLRKNLQWSDGTKITAQDFVYSMQRLVDPKTASENGYLLENIVNGKDINSGKAQPESLGVKALNENTLEITLIRPTAYFLEVMAMISTSPVQKKNIEKYGPREFTHAGNLVSNGPFVLKERKIGDKIVLEPNPNYWEKNAVYLNKVNYLILKDLVSEYRMFEAGQLHITGVIPADQYKAIKIKYAEELQSTPILSMYYYIYNLNNPKLQNKSLRKALDMTIDRKAITDSILGTGDIPSYEIVPYGMKNYTQRKPEWTSWSKDKQLIEAKKLYADAGYSKEKPLKLQILYNTDENHKKIAIAIASMWKKNLGVEVEIANEEWKTLLDKRSTGQFEVLRLGGLATMNDPYDFLTNFQSTSVRNTPKFKNADYDKYIEQAENEVNPVLRKSLLEKAGKVLMDELPFSPIMSQTRKYLKRKEVIGFKKNILEKYSFVGVYLKDKKSDLN from the coding sequence ATGAAATATATAATAAAAACCTTTTCGCTTGCATTGATTTTAACTCATTCTGCATATGCAGCTGTGCCTAAGGATCCAATGGCTGCAAAAGTGCAAGAAATCAATATTGCGAATAATCAAGAACCCACGACTTTTGATCCGCACAATTGCCATGAAGTAGCTTGTTCCAGTATTCTTGAGCAAATATTTGAAGGTTTAGTCAATGTTGATCAAAAGGGAGTTATTGTTCCTGCACAAGCAGAAAAATGGACAATGTCCCCTGATGGAAAAAAATACACCTTTACGTTAAGGAAAAATTTACAATGGTCCGATGGGACGAAAATAACGGCGCAAGATTTCGTCTATAGTATGCAAAGATTAGTCGATCCCAAAACAGCGTCGGAAAATGGTTATTTATTAGAAAATATAGTGAATGGTAAAGACATAAATTCAGGTAAAGCGCAACCAGAATCACTTGGAGTCAAAGCACTCAATGAAAACACTCTTGAAATAACTCTTATTCGCCCTACCGCATATTTTTTAGAAGTTATGGCGATGATCAGCACAAGTCCCGTGCAGAAAAAGAATATAGAGAAATATGGTCCTAGGGAATTCACTCACGCAGGCAATCTTGTGAGCAATGGGCCTTTTGTTCTGAAAGAAAGAAAAATTGGCGATAAAATCGTTTTAGAACCAAACCCAAACTATTGGGAGAAAAATGCTGTTTATTTAAATAAGGTGAATTATCTTATATTAAAAGATTTGGTTTCAGAATACCGCATGTTTGAAGCGGGTCAATTGCATATAACGGGAGTGATTCCAGCGGACCAATACAAAGCAATTAAAATAAAATATGCGGAAGAACTGCAGAGTACACCTATACTCTCTATGTATTATTATATTTATAATTTAAATAATCCTAAGCTGCAAAATAAAAGTCTGAGAAAAGCACTCGATATGACTATCGATCGTAAAGCAATCACCGACTCAATTTTAGGCACTGGAGATATTCCTTCCTACGAAATTGTTCCTTATGGAATGAAAAATTATACGCAGAGAAAACCGGAATGGACTTCTTGGTCAAAAGATAAACAATTGATTGAAGCCAAAAAATTATACGCAGATGCAGGCTATAGCAAAGAAAAACCATTAAAATTACAAATTCTTTATAACACCGATGAGAATCATAAAAAAATAGCCATCGCTATAGCTTCGATGTGGAAAAAGAACTTGGGGGTTGAGGTAGAAATTGCCAATGAAGAATGGAAAACCTTACTTGACAAACGATCTACCGGACAATTTGAAGTTTTACGTTTAGGGGGACTTGCAACTATGAATGACCCCTATGATTTCTTAACAAATTTTCAATCCACCAGCGTACGCAATACGCCAAAATTTAAAAATGCAGATTATGACAAATATATTGAGCAAGCTGAAAACGAAGTGAATCCTGTTTTAAGAAAATCTCTATTAGAAAAAGCAGGGAAAGTTTTAATGGACGAGCTGCCATTTTCTCCTATTATGAGCCAAACCCGTAAATATTTAAAGCGAAAAGAAGTGATTGGCTTTAAAAAGAATATCTTAGAAAAATATTCTTTTGTTGGTGTTTATTTAAAGGATAAAAAGAGTGATTTAAATTAA
- a CDS encoding peptide ABC transporter substrate-binding protein — protein MKGILKYLAISVTLSQAAFAAVPSDPLAAKVQEVNLVNSEEPTTLDPQLCHETACTELVRSLYEGLLRTDGNGEIVPAAAEKWSITPDGKKYTFTLRKNLKWSDGSELTAHDFVYGFRRLVDPKVASENASNLENVLNGTEINQGKMALHTLGVKALDNLTLEITLKRPTGYFLESLAVSAVVPLQKKNYEKYGASAFTLTENFVGNGPFILSLRKSRDRIVFTPNKYYWNKDKVYLSKVNYLIVGEAVAEYKMFEANQIHMTNSIPTEQIKAIREKYPNQLKTFEELATYYYIYNFRNPKLKNKSLRQALNIAIDRDVITKSLLNTGQISAYDLIPNNMKSYSHSKAYWQEWPRDKQLSEARKLYADAGYSKENPLKIQILFNTDEGHKKIATAIASMWKKTLGAEVETLNEEWKTMLDKRSTGQFEVMRLGGVADINDPYNFFENLISHKEVNVTKYINAEFDKYIEQAENEVNPEKRKALLNKAGKIIVEEAPISPIYYYANNYLIRDELVGLKKNSMNQFSLVGVYLREQKKS, from the coding sequence ATGAAAGGGATTTTAAAATATTTAGCCATTTCTGTTACTTTGTCACAGGCTGCATTTGCAGCAGTACCAAGTGATCCCCTTGCCGCAAAAGTGCAGGAGGTCAATCTTGTGAACTCAGAAGAGCCGACTACGCTCGATCCCCAACTTTGCCATGAAACAGCCTGCACAGAACTCGTCCGCAGTTTGTATGAAGGCTTGCTCAGAACTGATGGAAATGGAGAGATCGTTCCTGCTGCGGCTGAAAAATGGTCTATCACCCCCGATGGAAAAAAATATACTTTCACATTGCGCAAAAACCTAAAATGGTCAGATGGGAGTGAATTGACTGCGCATGATTTTGTCTATGGTTTTAGACGTCTTGTCGATCCCAAAGTGGCTTCAGAAAATGCTTCTAACCTTGAAAATGTCTTAAACGGCACTGAAATCAATCAAGGTAAAATGGCATTGCACACTCTCGGAGTCAAAGCGCTTGATAACTTGACCCTTGAAATCACTTTAAAAAGACCAACGGGTTATTTTTTAGAATCCCTCGCTGTATCTGCCGTAGTGCCTCTGCAGAAGAAAAATTACGAAAAGTATGGAGCAAGTGCTTTTACCTTAACAGAAAACTTTGTCGGCAATGGCCCTTTTATTTTGTCGTTACGTAAGTCAAGAGATAGAATAGTTTTTACCCCCAACAAATACTATTGGAATAAAGACAAAGTTTATTTATCCAAGGTGAATTACTTAATAGTTGGTGAAGCCGTTGCTGAATACAAAATGTTTGAAGCCAATCAAATTCATATGACAAATAGCATTCCTACGGAACAAATAAAAGCAATTCGGGAAAAATACCCCAATCAACTAAAAACTTTTGAAGAGCTAGCAACTTATTATTACATATATAACTTTAGAAATCCAAAATTAAAAAATAAATCTCTGCGGCAAGCTCTTAATATTGCCATCGACAGAGATGTGATAACTAAGTCGCTTTTAAATACCGGACAAATATCTGCTTACGATCTCATTCCAAATAATATGAAAAGTTATAGCCATAGCAAAGCCTATTGGCAGGAGTGGCCACGGGACAAACAGCTTTCAGAGGCAAGAAAACTCTATGCAGATGCAGGTTATTCTAAGGAAAACCCTCTCAAAATTCAAATCCTTTTCAATACCGACGAAGGTCACAAAAAAATAGCCACAGCCATTGCTTCTATGTGGAAAAAAACTTTGGGAGCTGAGGTTGAAACGCTCAATGAAGAGTGGAAAACCATGCTCGATAAGCGTTCAACGGGTCAATTTGAGGTTATGCGTTTAGGTGGAGTGGCGGATATAAATGACCCATATAATTTCTTTGAAAATTTAATTTCTCATAAAGAAGTGAATGTAACGAAATATATAAATGCAGAATTTGATAAATATATTGAGCAGGCAGAAAATGAAGTGAACCCTGAAAAAAGAAAAGCATTGCTTAACAAGGCAGGGAAAATAATTGTTGAAGAAGCCCCTATTTCTCCTATCTATTATTATGCAAATAATTATTTAATCCGTGACGAGCTTGTCGGCTTAAAAAAGAACAGTATGAATCAGTTTAGTTTGGTTGGGGTCTACTTAAGGGAACAAAAAAAATCTTAA
- a CDS encoding peptide ABC transporter substrate-binding protein has translation MTKSIYLVSLSFFVTPFALAALPNDPLAAKVQEMNIGLGSEVQTLDLQKCTETGCSDVLGKLFEGLVQSDENDIIKPAQAESWKISADGKKYTFTLRKDIKWSDGTMITAHDFVYSLRRLVDPKVAAEHSYLFEGVVNGKDITQGKKPLESLGVKAIDDHILEITLKYPIAYFLEVLAMPNTFPVQKKSIEKYGEGSFTHVGNLVSNGPFVLNYRKNGDKITLTKNNKYWNKENIYLEKVNYFPTEDLNAEYRMFLSGQLHKTLQVPVDLYKSIKVKNARELRTKPYLSTYFYIFNLENPKFKDKNLRKALSMVADRKIITDTVLGMGQKPLYDYIPYGMKNYTQNKPDWADWSRKQQLEEAKKLYAAAGYSKEKPLKLQILYNTSESHKKIASTVASMWKKELGVEVETVNEEWKTMLDKRSVGQFEIMRMGNVATINDAYDFFTNLQSTNVSNDPKFKNSEYDKYFALSEVELNPSKRKELQEQLGRIIIEEVPVITLYSGTTNYLLKESVQGFKENVKNKYSLTGVYLREEKNKS, from the coding sequence ATGACAAAATCTATTTATCTTGTTTCTTTATCGTTTTTTGTCACACCTTTTGCTTTAGCTGCGTTGCCAAATGATCCCCTTGCGGCAAAAGTGCAAGAAATGAATATAGGTTTGGGCAGTGAAGTGCAGACTCTCGATTTACAAAAATGCACAGAAACAGGGTGCAGTGATGTTCTTGGCAAATTATTCGAAGGACTGGTTCAATCCGATGAAAACGACATTATAAAACCTGCACAAGCGGAAAGCTGGAAGATCTCTGCAGACGGCAAAAAATACACCTTTACTTTAAGAAAAGATATCAAATGGTCTGACGGCACAATGATCACAGCCCACGATTTTGTATATTCACTGCGTAGACTTGTTGATCCAAAAGTGGCGGCTGAACATTCTTACTTGTTTGAAGGTGTGGTCAATGGCAAGGACATTACCCAAGGGAAAAAGCCTCTTGAAAGTCTGGGTGTCAAAGCAATCGACGATCATATCCTCGAAATTACGCTTAAGTATCCGATCGCTTATTTCTTAGAAGTTCTTGCTATGCCTAATACTTTTCCAGTGCAAAAAAAGAGTATTGAAAAATATGGAGAAGGTTCTTTTACCCATGTGGGTAACCTTGTCAGCAATGGTCCGTTTGTTTTAAATTATCGGAAAAATGGTGACAAAATAACGCTCACTAAAAATAATAAGTATTGGAATAAAGAAAATATTTATTTAGAAAAAGTAAATTATTTTCCCACAGAAGATCTTAATGCAGAGTACCGGATGTTTTTAAGCGGTCAATTGCATAAAACATTACAGGTTCCTGTGGATCTTTATAAAAGCATAAAAGTTAAAAATGCCCGCGAACTTAGAACGAAACCTTATCTCTCAACCTATTTTTATATTTTTAATTTAGAAAATCCAAAGTTTAAAGATAAAAATTTAAGAAAAGCATTGAGTATGGTCGCTGATAGAAAAATCATAACTGACACTGTTCTTGGAATGGGGCAAAAGCCTTTGTATGATTATATTCCCTATGGAATGAAAAACTATACCCAGAATAAACCAGATTGGGCAGACTGGTCACGAAAACAACAGCTCGAGGAAGCCAAAAAACTCTATGCTGCTGCAGGTTATTCCAAAGAAAAACCACTTAAGCTGCAAATTTTATACAATACGAGTGAAAGTCATAAGAAGATTGCTTCTACCGTTGCATCCATGTGGAAAAAGGAGTTGGGGGTTGAAGTTGAAACAGTCAATGAAGAGTGGAAAACTATGCTCGACAAACGCAGTGTAGGTCAATTTGAAATAATGAGGATGGGCAATGTTGCAACAATCAACGATGCGTATGACTTTTTTACAAATTTGCAATCAACCAATGTTTCAAACGATCCTAAGTTTAAAAACTCTGAGTATGATAAATATTTTGCCCTTTCAGAAGTTGAACTCAATCCGAGTAAAAGAAAAGAATTGCAAGAGCAATTAGGAAGAATAATTATTGAAGAAGTTCCTGTCATAACATTATACAGTGGAACAACAAATTATTTATTAAAAGAAAGTGTACAAGGATTTAAAGAAAATGTAAAAAATAAATACAGTTTGACCGGTGTTTATTTACGTGAAGAGAAAAATAAAAGTTAA